TTGGATTCACGATAGACCTCCCGCTCCACGATCTTAGTCTTCAGCGGCAGCTTGTGCGACGCGAGCCTGAGCGACTCGCGGGCTATGTCCGCGGTCACCCCCTTTATCTCGTAGAGCATCCTGCCGCGCTTGACCGGGACGACCCACTCCTCCGGGGAGCCCTTCCCCTTTCCCATCCTGGTCTCAGCCGGCTTCTTGGTTATCGGCTTGTCCGGGAAGATCCTGACCCAGAGCTTGCCGCCGCGCTTGGTGGCGCGGCTCATGGCCATGCGGGCCGCCTCGATCTGTCTCGAGGTGACCCACCCGTGGGTCAGGGACTGGAGCCCGTAATCGCCGAAGGAGAGGTTGCAGCCCCTCCACGCGACGCCGCGCAGCCTGCCCTTCTGCTGCTTCCTGTATTTCGTCTTCTGTGGCTGTAGCATCTTCTGTCGCTCCCTTTACCTGGGCTGCCCCGGCAGCAGGGACTCCCTCTTCTCAGGCAATATCTCGCCCTTGTAGACCCACGCCTTCACGCCGATGATGCCGTATGTGGTCCTGGCCTCGGCGAACCCGTACTCCACGTCGGCCCTGAGCGTGTGCAGCGGCACCCTGCCCTCGCGGTACCACTCGCACCTGGCGATCTCGGCGCCGCCGAGCCTCCCGGCGCACTGGACCTTGATCCCCTCTGCCCCAAGCTTCAGCGCGGAGGTGACCGCCTTCTTCATGGCGCGGCGGAACGCTATGCGCCTGATCAGCTGCTGCGCTACGTTCTCCGCCACCAGCTGCGCGTCGATCTCCGCCTTGCGGACCTCGCGGATGTTTATCTGCACGTCGTCGGCGGCCGCCACCCTCTTCTGGATGTCCATCCTCAGCGCGTCGATGCCGGCGCCCTTCTTGCCGATCACGAGGCCTGGCCTGGAGGTGAATATGTTGATCGTCACCTTGCCGGCGGCGCGGTCGATATCCACGTGGGAGACGCCGGTGTGCTCGAGCCTCTTCTTGATCTCCCGGCGGATGAACAGGTCCTCGTGGACCTGCCTGCGGTAGCCGTCCTTCTGGGCGTACCACTTGGAGTTCCAGGTCTTGCTGACACCCAGCCTGAATCCTATAGGATGCGTCTTCTGTCCCATTTTCTCTCCTCACAAACCGGGACCCGGAACCCGGGACCCAAAAAAGAACATCCGGTCATCTCTGATCAAGCGTTATGCTGACTTTGCTGCTCCTCTT
This is a stretch of genomic DNA from Pseudomonadota bacterium. It encodes these proteins:
- the rplP gene encoding 50S ribosomal protein L16, producing the protein MLQPQKTKYRKQQKGRLRGVAWRGCNLSFGDYGLQSLTHGWVTSRQIEAARMAMSRATKRGGKLWVRIFPDKPITKKPAETRMGKGKGSPEEWVVPVKRGRMLYEIKGVTADIARESLRLASHKLPLKTKIVEREVYRESK
- the rpsC gene encoding 30S ribosomal protein S3 is translated as MGQKTHPIGFRLGVSKTWNSKWYAQKDGYRRQVHEDLFIRREIKKRLEHTGVSHVDIDRAAGKVTINIFTSRPGLVIGKKGAGIDALRMDIQKRVAAADDVQINIREVRKAEIDAQLVAENVAQQLIRRIAFRRAMKKAVTSALKLGAEGIKVQCAGRLGGAEIARCEWYREGRVPLHTLRADVEYGFAEARTTYGIIGVKAWVYKGEILPEKRESLLPGQPR